ATGGACCTGTTTTAAATCCTCCATATAAACTTTGGTTTTTGAATAAACCAGTTTAAGTAATTCATCCAATAAGAAAGATGGCGTTGAACTAATCAGTGATGCTTTTGCCTTCGTCAAAAAAGATGGTGTTGCATCGAGGCCTAACTTCTCTGCATATGCAAAATAATGTGCTGTATTGAATCGTTCTAACTTTTCATAGGCACTCCAGAAAATATATTCTTGTGTTCCCTGTACGCGATTGGCGATACGTAGAATTGCGCTAAGCGCAAAAGCACGATTTTGCAATTCATCGTTAATTCCATTTAGAAACTGTTGAGACCGCATATTTATTCCTTACTCATTAGAATGAAGATCATGTAATTCAAGGCGACTACGGAACAATCACAGACTTAACGTCTGTTTGTGAATAATTTCTTTGGCAGCACGTATACCTGACTGTAAAGCACCATCTAGATAGCCACTCCATTCAGTTGCCGTTTCTGTACCCGCCCAATGAATTCGATCGACAGGCTGTCTGATACAATCACCATAAGTGGTCATCACCCCTGGTGGCATATGTGCAACATATCCCCCTTGAGACCACGCTTCCGTGAGCCAGTCTTGTTCCACATACTCCAAAGGATGTGCTGCTTGTTGACCAAAGTAATAAACAAAATCGGCAATGATCCGTTGACGACGTGCTTCAACATCCAGCGAACTTAATTCAATTGCATAATCACCTTCGATCAAGCCCAGTAAGACACCATGATTTGCTCCCTCTGGAGATTGATCAAATACAACGCTGACAGCTCGATCTGTCGCAACCACAGCACCATTTAAGTTTTGTTTCTTCCAAAAAGCGTTGCTATAGGCCAAATGAACTTTGATCACAGCGCCCATGGTCATACTTTGTAATAAGCGTTCACGCTTTGTAGGTAGCGGTGGTGTGTAATGAATTTTGGATGCAAGTACAGGTGGTGTGGCAATGATGATATTTTTTGCCTTATAGCTTTGGGTTCTACACACAACTTTGACATGATCAGCATGCTGCTCAACAGCTAAAACAGGTGAATTTAAGATTAAATGGTCTTGTAATTGATCTGCAATCAGTTTGGAAATTTGCCATGCACCACCGATGAATTTATCTTGCTGCGCTCCACCTTCAGTTGAGATGAGAACTTCAAGTCCATGCCCTTGTCTAAAATATTCGAGGAAAAACAGATAGGACAATTGAGAGGTATTACAACAGAAGAGTGCCCCTACGATGGTTCGCATAAAGTCTCGCGCACCGTCTGTACGTACATGCTTTAACAACCAACTTTCAACCGACTCCGCATCCCATTGCTTTGCATGTGCTGCTAACCAAGGTTCACCATTTGGCAATGTTTGAGCTTCTTTATTCCAGCGACGTTCAAGTAGTGCGATTTCAAGCAGTGAAGCAATTGGGAGCTTGGGGATATTGGAGCGATATGATTTGACTAAACCGTTACGACTAACCAAGCTCGCGCCTTTGATAAATTGAGGATAGGTTTTGACACCCAGTTCTTGAGCCTGTGCCAATAACAGTTTTTGTTGCGGACCAACCCACTGCCCACCTAGATCAATGGTTTCTCCATAAATTTCACCTGCTTTTGAGCGCCCACCGACACGATCACGCGCTTCTAAAAGCAATACATCTTTACCCGCTTTCTTTAATTCCAGTGCTGCTTTTAAACCTGCCAAACCAGCACCGACCACGATTGCATCCCAGTTTTTTTCAGTTGTTTGAGTATCCATCATTATTTCCTGCTATTAAAATTATCATCCATATTTTAATGAACGCGTTCATTAAAATTAAATTTGATTTTATGGAACGTGTTCACTAAAATCAATAGCTATGGAAAATAATCAAACAAAAGCCCCCCGCCGTGGACGTCCTCCTCGCAGTCAGGAACAAATCGAAGCCAATCGCAATGTAATTATTCAGGCGGCCAGAGATCTATTTGCAGCACATGGATACGAAGGTGTATCTATGCGTAAAATTGCAGCCCAAGCAGACTGTTTACCCGCAACGCTCTACACCTTATTTCCGAGTAAAAGACAGTTACTGCACCATATTTGGGAAGTAATTTTTTTAGATTTAATGCTTAAACTGGAACAATGCTACAACAGCAGTCCTGAATCAGAACGACTCGAAAAGCTGTGTATTGCTCAAGTGGATTTTTGGTTGAATCGACCGAATGATTGCAGAGCAATTTTCCTCATTGAAGATCATCCACAAAATGCTGAGGAACATTATTTTGTCGATGCTTCGCAAGCAGTTCCGCAATTAGAAATTTACACGCGTGCGATTAAGGAAGCTCAAGCCCGTGGCGAAATACGTGCAGGTGATGCGAATGAAATCAAGAACGTTCTACTCTGTAGTATGTTAGGGATTACCTTAAGTCTGATTGGTATTCCAGAATATCCTTGGGGAAATCCGAATACCCTAAAAGAAATGACAATCAGTGCGTTGATCAAGGGATTGAGCTAAGGAAAAGATCATGTCCGCACACTGGGCAAGCAATTTTAAGAGATCGCTTATGATTGGCATAAACTCAGCCCTAAAAATTTGCGATTCATCGCTTAGTACAAATCTCTAGGGCTATTTTTAATCCACAAAAAATGCAGAAATCGAAAAATTTAATTTTCTCGATTATTAGAAGCTCACATTCCATGACAACTGTGCTGTACGTGGTGCACCAAGAAATAGATAATCATCGCCAAAGAAACTACCTGCATCTCGCCAATATTTTTTATTAAATAGGTTATCTACATTCAATCTCAAGGTATTGTCATAACCATAAGCACGGAAGTTATAAGCTGTACCTGCATTAAAAACCGTATAGCCCGACACT
This genomic stretch from Acinetobacter sp. C32I harbors:
- a CDS encoding flavin monoamine oxidase family protein, producing MDTQTTEKNWDAIVVGAGLAGLKAALELKKAGKDVLLLEARDRVGGRSKAGEIYGETIDLGGQWVGPQQKLLLAQAQELGVKTYPQFIKGASLVSRNGLVKSYRSNIPKLPIASLLEIALLERRWNKEAQTLPNGEPWLAAHAKQWDAESVESWLLKHVRTDGARDFMRTIVGALFCCNTSQLSYLFFLEYFRQGHGLEVLISTEGGAQQDKFIGGAWQISKLIADQLQDHLILNSPVLAVEQHADHVKVVCRTQSYKAKNIIIATPPVLASKIHYTPPLPTKRERLLQSMTMGAVIKVHLAYSNAFWKKQNLNGAVVATDRAVSVVFDQSPEGANHGVLLGLIEGDYAIELSSLDVEARRQRIIADFVYYFGQQAAHPLEYVEQDWLTEAWSQGGYVAHMPPGVMTTYGDCIRQPVDRIHWAGTETATEWSGYLDGALQSGIRAAKEIIHKQTLSL
- a CDS encoding TetR/AcrR family transcriptional regulator — encoded protein: MENNQTKAPRRGRPPRSQEQIEANRNVIIQAARDLFAAHGYEGVSMRKIAAQADCLPATLYTLFPSKRQLLHHIWEVIFLDLMLKLEQCYNSSPESERLEKLCIAQVDFWLNRPNDCRAIFLIEDHPQNAEEHYFVDASQAVPQLEIYTRAIKEAQARGEIRAGDANEIKNVLLCSMLGITLSLIGIPEYPWGNPNTLKEMTISALIKGLS